From Microcebus murinus isolate Inina chromosome 13, M.murinus_Inina_mat1.0, whole genome shotgun sequence, the proteins below share one genomic window:
- the IRS2 gene encoding insulin receptor substrate 2 isoform X2 — translation MASPPLHGPPGPASGDGPNLNNNNNNNHGVRKCGYLRKQKHGHKRFFVLRGPGAGSDEATATAGGGSAPQPPRLEYYESEKKWRSKAGAPKRVIALDCCLNINKRADAKHKYLIALYTKDEYFAVAAENEQEQEGWYRALTDLVSEGRAGAGDAPSNAAATSGSCSASLPGALGGSAGAAGADDSYGLVSPATAAYREVWQVNLKPKGLGQSKNLTGVYRLCLSARTIGFVKLNCEQPSVTLQLMNIRRCGHSDSFFFIEVGRSAVTGPGELWMQADDSVVAQNIHETILEAMKALKELFEFRPRSKSQSSGSSATHPISVPGARRHHHLVNLPPSQTGLVRRSRTDSLAATPPAAKCNSCRVRTASEGDGGAAAGTGAAGGRPVSVAGSPLSPGPVRAPLSRSHTLSGGCGGRGSKVTLAPAGGALQHSRSMSMPVAHSPPTATSPGSLSSSSGHGSGSYPPPPGPHPHLPHPLHHPPGQRPSSGSASASGSPSDPGFMSLDEYGSSPGDLRAFCSHRSNTPESIAETPPARDGGGGELYGYMTMDRPLSHCGRPYRRVSGDGVQDLDRGLRKRTYSLTTPARQRPVPQPSSASLDEYTLMRATFSGSSGRLCPSCPASSPKVTYHPYPEDYGDIEIGSHRSSSSNLGADDGYMPMTPGVALMGSGGGSCKSDDYMPMSPTSVSAPKQILQPRAATAALPPAGAAAPAPAAAASRTFAGTGGGYKTSSPAESSPEDSGYMRMWCGSKLSMENADSKLLPNGDYLNMSPSDVGTSGTPPDFFSAALHAGGEMLKGVPGYCYSSLPRSYKAPYTCGGGNDQYVLMSAPVGRILEEERLEPQATLGTTPSASAFGVGGGGHTQPHHPVPSPVRPSGSGRPEGFLSQRCRAVRPTRLSLEGLQTLPSMHEYPLPPEPKSPGEYINIDFGEAGARLSPPAPPLLASAASSCSLLSAGSPASSLGSGTPGTSSDSRQRSPLSDYMNLDFSSPKSPKPGTQSGDPVGSLDALLSPEASSPYPPLPPRPPVSPASLQQPPPPPPPGELYRLPPASAVATTQGPGAASSLSSENGDNGDYTEMAFGVAATPPQPIAAPPKPEGARVTSPTSGVKRLSLMDQVSGVEAFLQASQPPDPHRGAKVIRADPQGGRRRHSSETFSSTTTVTPVSPSFAHNPKRHNSASVENVSLRKSSEGSGSVLSGGPGGGEEAPTSPRQLQLSLPVPPLPPQARPRAPAQPGGLVGCPGGSGSPMRRETSAGFQNGLNYIAIDVRDEPGLTQPQPQPGDKSSWGRTRSLGGLISTVGGGGSGGCGGPGPGALPSASTYASIDFLSHHLKEATIVKE, via the coding sequence ATGGCCAGCCCGCCGCTGCACGGGCCCCCGGGGCCGGCGAGCGGAGACGGCCCCAacctcaacaacaacaacaacaacaaccacgGCGTGCGCAAGTGCGGCTACCTGCGCAAGCAGAAGCACGGCCACAAGCGCTTCTTCGTGCTGCGCGGGCCTGGCGCGGGCAGCGACGAAGCGACAGCGACAGCGGGCGGGGGGTCGGCGCCGCAGCCGCCGCGGCTCGAGTACTATGAGAGCGAGAAGAAGTGGCGGAGCAAGGCGGGCGCCCCGAAGCGGGTGATCGCGCTCGACTGCTGCCTGAACATCAACAAGCGCGCCGACGCCAAGCACAAGTACCTGATCGCCCTCTACACCAAGGACGAGTACTTCGCGGTGGCAGCAGAGAACgagcaggagcaggagggctGGTATCGCGCGCTCACCGACTTGGTCAGCGAGGGCCGCGCGGGCGCCGGCGACGCGCCCTCCAACGCCGCGGCCACCTCCGGGTCCTGCAGCGCCTCCTTGCCGGGCGCCCTGGGCGGCTCGGCCGGCGCCGCCGGGGCGGATGACAGCTACGGGCTGGTGTCTCCCGCCACGGCCGCCTACCGCGAGGTGTGGCAGGTGAACCTGAAGCCCAAGGGTCTGGGCCAGAGCAAGAACCTGACGGGCGTGTACCGCCTGTGCCTGTCGGCGCGCACCATAGGCTTCGTGAAGCTCAACTGCGAGCAGCCGTCGGTGACGCTGCAGCTCATGAACATCCGCCGCTGCGGCCACTCGGACAGCTTCTTCTTTATTGAGGTGGGCCGCTCGGCGGTCACCGGCCCCGGTGAGCTGTGGATGCAGGCCGACGACTCGGTGGTGGCGCAGAACATCCACGAGACCATCCTGGAGGCCATGAAGGCGCTCAAGGAGCTCTTCGAGTTCCGGCCGCGCAGCAAGAGCCAGTCGTCAGGGTCGTCAGCCACGCACCCCATCAGTGTCCCCGGCGCGCGGCGCCATCACCACCTGGTCAACCTGCCCCCGAGTCAGACTGGCCTGGTGCGCCGCTCCCGCACCGACAGCCTGGCCGCCACCCCGCCGGCCGCCAAGTGCAACTCCTGTCGAGTGCGCACCGCCAGCGAGGGCGACGGTGGCGCGGCAGCGGGGACCGGGGCTGCGGGCGGCAGGCCGGTGTCGGTGGCGGGGAGCCCCCTGAGCCCCGGGCCGGTGCGCGCGCCCCTGAGCCGCTCGCACACCCTGAGCGGCGGCTGCGGTGGCCGCGGGAGCAAAGTGACGCTGGCGCCGGCAGGGGGCGCCCTGCAACACAGCCGCTCCATGTCCATGCCGGTGGCGCACTCGCCCCCGACTGCCACCAGCCCCGGCAGCCTGTCGTCCAGCAGCGGGCACGGCTCAGGCTCCTACCCGCCGCCTCCGGGACCCCACCCGCACCTGCCGCACCCCCTGCACCACCCCCCAGGCCAGCGGCCCTCCAGCGGGAGCGCCTCAGCCTCCGGCTCCCCCAGCGACCCCGGCTTCATGTCCCTGGACGAGTACGGCTCCAGCCCTGGCGACCTGAGAGCCTTCTGCAGCCACAGGAGCAACACGCCCGAGTCCATCGCGGAGACACCCCCGGCCAGGGACGGCGGCGGGGGCGAGCTGTATGGGTACATGACCATGGACAGGCCCCTGAGCCACTGCGGCCGCCCCTACCGCAGGGTCTCAGGGGACGGCGTGCAGGACTTGGACAGAGGACTGAGGAAGAGGACTTACTCGCTGACCACACCTGCCCGGCAGCGGCCCGTGCCGcagccctcctcagcctccttggATGAATACACCCTGATGCGGGCCACCTTCTCCGGCAGCTCAGGCCGCCTGTGCCCGTCGTGCCCTGCGTCTTCTCCCAAAGTGACCTACCACCCCTACCCGGAGGACTACGGGGACATCGAGATTGGATCCCACAGGAGCTCCAGCAGCAACCTGGGCGCTGACGACGGCTACATGCCCATGACCCCTGGCGTGGCCCTCATGGGCAGTGGCGGGGGCAGCTGCAAGAGCGACGATTACATGCCCATGAGCCCCACCAGTGTGTCTGCCCCAAAGCAGATCCTGCAGCCCAGGGCGGCCACTGCAGCCTTGCCTCCCGCGGGAGCCGCCGCGCCAGCGCCCGCCGCTGCAGCCAGCAGGACCTTTGCGGGGACCGGGGGCGGCTACAAGACCAGCTCCCCCGCGGAGAGCTCCCCCGAGGACAGTGGGTACATGCGGATGTGGTGTGGTTCCAAGCTGTCCATGGAGAATGCCGACAGCAAGCTGCTTCCCAACGGGGACTACCTCAACATGTCCCCCAGCGACGTGGGCACCTCCGGTACTCCACCCGACTTCTTCTCTGCAGCTTTGCACGCCGGGGGCGAGATGCTCAAAGGCGTCCCAGGCTACTGTTACAGCTCTCTGCCCCGCTCCTACAAGGCGCCATACACCTGCGGCGGGGGCAACGACCAGTATGTGCTCATGAGCGCCCCCGTGGGGCGGATCCTGGAAGAGGAGAGGCTGGAGCCACAGGCCACCCTGGGGACCACTCCATCGGCCAGCGCCTTTGGGGTCGGTGGGGGTGGCCACACCCAGCCTCATCACCCAGTGCCTTCACCCGTGAGGCCGAGTGGCAGTGGCCGTCCAGAGGGCTTCCTGAGCCAGCGCTGTCGAGCCGTGAGGCCCACGCGGCTGTCCTTGGAGGGGCTGCAGACCCTGCCCAGCATGCACGAGTACCCTTTGCCGCCAGAGCCCAAGAGCCCCGGCGAGTACATCAACATTGACTTTGGCGAGGCGGGAGCCCGCCTGTCGCCGCCTGCCCCTCCGCTGCTGGCCTCGGCGGCCTCATCCTGCTCGCTGCTGTCCGCTGGCAGCCCAGCCTCGTCCCTGGGCTCGGGCACGCCGGGCACCAGCAGTGACAGCCGGCAGCGCTCCCCGCTCTCCGACTACATGAACCTTGATTTCAGCTCGCCCAAGTCACCCAAGCCTGGCACCCAGAGCGGGGACCCCGTGGGCTCCTTGGacgccctcctctcccctgaggCCTCCTCTCCATACCCACCGCTGCCCCCGCGCCCTCCGGTCTCTCCAGCGTCCCTGCAGCAGCCGCCGCCCCCGCCACCCCCAGGGGAGCTGTACCGCCTGCCTCCAGCTTCGGCTGTGGCCACCACCCAGGGCCCTGGCGCTGCCTCGTCATTGTCCTCCGAGAATGGGGACAATGGTGACTACACCGAGATGGCCTTTGGCGTGGCTGCCACCCCGCCACAACCTATCGCGGCTCCCCCAAAGCCCGAGGGTGCCCGCGTGACCAGCCCTACGTCCGGCGTGAAGAGGCTGAGTCTTATGGATCAGGTGTCGGGGGTCGAGGCCTTCCTGCAGGCCAGCCAGCCCCCAGACCCACACCGGGGCGCCAAGGTCATCCGCGCAGACCCACAGGGGGGGCGCCGCCGCCACAGCTCGGAAACTTTCTCCTCCACTACAACCGTCACCCCCGTGTCCCCATCCTTCGCCCACAACCCCAAGCGCCACAACTCGGCCTCAGTGGAAAACGTGTCTCTCAGGAAAAGCAGCGAGGGCAGTGGCAGCGTCCTCAGTGGGGGCCCAGGAGGCGGTGAAGAGGCACCCACGTCCCCCAGACAGCTACAGCTGTCACTCCCGGTGCCCCCTCTCCCGCCGCAGGCCCGCCCTCGGGCCCCAGCTCAGCCAGGGGGCTTGGTCGGCTGCCCTGGGGGCAGTGGTTCTCCAATGCGCAGAGAGACCTCTGCCGGCTTCCAGAATGGCCTCAACTACATCGCCATCGACGTGAGGGACGAGCCGGGCCTGAcccagccgcagccgcagcccgGAGACAAGAGCTCCTGGGGGCGGACCCGTAGTCTTGGAGGCCTCATCAGCACTGTGGGCGGTGGCGGCAGCGGGGGCTGCGGGGGGCCGGGCCCTGGCGCCCTGCCCTCTGCCAGCACCTACGCCAGCATTGACTTCTTGTCCCATCATTTGAAGGAGGCCACGATTGTGAAAG
- the IRS2 gene encoding insulin receptor substrate 2 isoform X1, whose product MASPPLHGPPGPASGDGPNLNNNNNNNHGVRKCGYLRKQKHGHKRFFVLRGPGAGSDEATATAGGGSAPQPPRLEYYESEKKWRSKAGAPKRVIALDCCLNINKRADAKHKYLIALYTKDEYFAVAAENEQEQEGWYRALTDLVSEGRAGAGDAPSNAAATSGSCSASLPGALGGSAGAAGADDSYGLVSPATAAYREVWQVNLKPKGLGQSKNLTGVYRLCLSARTIGFVKLNCEQPSVTLQLMNIRRCGHSDSFFFIEVGRSAVTGPGELWMQADDSVVAQNIHETILEAMKALKELFEFRPRSKSQSSGSSATHPISVPGARRHHHLVNLPPSQTGLVRRSRTDSLAATPPAAKCNSCRVRTASEGDGGAAAGTGAAGGRPVSVAGSPLSPGPVRAPLSRSHTLSGGCGGRGSKVTLAPAGGALQHSRSMSMPVAHSPPTATSPGSLSSSSGHGSGSYPPPPGPHPHLPHPLHHPPGQRPSSGSASASGSPSDPGFMSLDEYGSSPGDLRAFCSHRSNTPESIAETPPARDGGGGELYGYMTMDRPLSHCGRPYRRVSGDGVQDLDRGLRKRTYSLTTPARQRPVPQPSSASLDEYTLMRATFSGSSGRLCPSCPASSPKVTYHPYPEDYGDIEIGSHRSSSSNLGADDGYMPMTPGVALMGSGGGSCKSDDYMPMSPTSVSAPKQILQPRAATAALPPAGAAAPAPAAAASRTFAGTGGGYKTSSPAESSPEDSGYMRMWCGSKLSMENADSKLLPNGDYLNMSPSDVGTSGTPPDFFSAALHAGGEMLKGVPGYCYSSLPRSYKAPYTCGGGNDQYVLMSAPVGRILEEERLEPQATLGTTPSASAFGVGGGGHTQPHHPVPSPVRPSGSGRPEGFLSQRCRAVRPTRLSLEGLQTLPSMHEYPLPPEPKSPGEYINIDFGEAGARLSPPAPPLLASAASSCSLLSAGSPASSLGSGTPGTSSDSRQRSPLSDYMNLDFSSPKSPKPGTQSGDPVGSLDALLSPEASSPYPPLPPRPPVSPASLQQPPPPPPPGELYRLPPASAVATTQGPGAASSLSSENGDNGDYTEMAFGVAATPPQPIAAPPKPEGARVTSPTSGVKRLSLMDQVSGVEAFLQASQPPDPHRGAKVIRADPQGGRRRHSSETFSSTTTVTPVSPSFAHNPKRHNSASVENVSLRKSSEGSGSVLSGGPGGGEEAPTSPRQLQLSLPVPPLPPQARPRAPAQPGGLVGCPGGSGSPMRRETSAGFQNGLNYIAIDVRDEPGLTQPQPQPGDKSSWGRTRSLGGLISTVGGGGSGGCGGPGPGALPSASTYASIDFLSHHLKEATIVKDIHDLSRKAPFTSCAREASLPPAPPSAQSAACCSENALLSAPLPSASVAGVGGGERPHLAGQLCVTSPSG is encoded by the coding sequence ATGGCCAGCCCGCCGCTGCACGGGCCCCCGGGGCCGGCGAGCGGAGACGGCCCCAacctcaacaacaacaacaacaacaaccacgGCGTGCGCAAGTGCGGCTACCTGCGCAAGCAGAAGCACGGCCACAAGCGCTTCTTCGTGCTGCGCGGGCCTGGCGCGGGCAGCGACGAAGCGACAGCGACAGCGGGCGGGGGGTCGGCGCCGCAGCCGCCGCGGCTCGAGTACTATGAGAGCGAGAAGAAGTGGCGGAGCAAGGCGGGCGCCCCGAAGCGGGTGATCGCGCTCGACTGCTGCCTGAACATCAACAAGCGCGCCGACGCCAAGCACAAGTACCTGATCGCCCTCTACACCAAGGACGAGTACTTCGCGGTGGCAGCAGAGAACgagcaggagcaggagggctGGTATCGCGCGCTCACCGACTTGGTCAGCGAGGGCCGCGCGGGCGCCGGCGACGCGCCCTCCAACGCCGCGGCCACCTCCGGGTCCTGCAGCGCCTCCTTGCCGGGCGCCCTGGGCGGCTCGGCCGGCGCCGCCGGGGCGGATGACAGCTACGGGCTGGTGTCTCCCGCCACGGCCGCCTACCGCGAGGTGTGGCAGGTGAACCTGAAGCCCAAGGGTCTGGGCCAGAGCAAGAACCTGACGGGCGTGTACCGCCTGTGCCTGTCGGCGCGCACCATAGGCTTCGTGAAGCTCAACTGCGAGCAGCCGTCGGTGACGCTGCAGCTCATGAACATCCGCCGCTGCGGCCACTCGGACAGCTTCTTCTTTATTGAGGTGGGCCGCTCGGCGGTCACCGGCCCCGGTGAGCTGTGGATGCAGGCCGACGACTCGGTGGTGGCGCAGAACATCCACGAGACCATCCTGGAGGCCATGAAGGCGCTCAAGGAGCTCTTCGAGTTCCGGCCGCGCAGCAAGAGCCAGTCGTCAGGGTCGTCAGCCACGCACCCCATCAGTGTCCCCGGCGCGCGGCGCCATCACCACCTGGTCAACCTGCCCCCGAGTCAGACTGGCCTGGTGCGCCGCTCCCGCACCGACAGCCTGGCCGCCACCCCGCCGGCCGCCAAGTGCAACTCCTGTCGAGTGCGCACCGCCAGCGAGGGCGACGGTGGCGCGGCAGCGGGGACCGGGGCTGCGGGCGGCAGGCCGGTGTCGGTGGCGGGGAGCCCCCTGAGCCCCGGGCCGGTGCGCGCGCCCCTGAGCCGCTCGCACACCCTGAGCGGCGGCTGCGGTGGCCGCGGGAGCAAAGTGACGCTGGCGCCGGCAGGGGGCGCCCTGCAACACAGCCGCTCCATGTCCATGCCGGTGGCGCACTCGCCCCCGACTGCCACCAGCCCCGGCAGCCTGTCGTCCAGCAGCGGGCACGGCTCAGGCTCCTACCCGCCGCCTCCGGGACCCCACCCGCACCTGCCGCACCCCCTGCACCACCCCCCAGGCCAGCGGCCCTCCAGCGGGAGCGCCTCAGCCTCCGGCTCCCCCAGCGACCCCGGCTTCATGTCCCTGGACGAGTACGGCTCCAGCCCTGGCGACCTGAGAGCCTTCTGCAGCCACAGGAGCAACACGCCCGAGTCCATCGCGGAGACACCCCCGGCCAGGGACGGCGGCGGGGGCGAGCTGTATGGGTACATGACCATGGACAGGCCCCTGAGCCACTGCGGCCGCCCCTACCGCAGGGTCTCAGGGGACGGCGTGCAGGACTTGGACAGAGGACTGAGGAAGAGGACTTACTCGCTGACCACACCTGCCCGGCAGCGGCCCGTGCCGcagccctcctcagcctccttggATGAATACACCCTGATGCGGGCCACCTTCTCCGGCAGCTCAGGCCGCCTGTGCCCGTCGTGCCCTGCGTCTTCTCCCAAAGTGACCTACCACCCCTACCCGGAGGACTACGGGGACATCGAGATTGGATCCCACAGGAGCTCCAGCAGCAACCTGGGCGCTGACGACGGCTACATGCCCATGACCCCTGGCGTGGCCCTCATGGGCAGTGGCGGGGGCAGCTGCAAGAGCGACGATTACATGCCCATGAGCCCCACCAGTGTGTCTGCCCCAAAGCAGATCCTGCAGCCCAGGGCGGCCACTGCAGCCTTGCCTCCCGCGGGAGCCGCCGCGCCAGCGCCCGCCGCTGCAGCCAGCAGGACCTTTGCGGGGACCGGGGGCGGCTACAAGACCAGCTCCCCCGCGGAGAGCTCCCCCGAGGACAGTGGGTACATGCGGATGTGGTGTGGTTCCAAGCTGTCCATGGAGAATGCCGACAGCAAGCTGCTTCCCAACGGGGACTACCTCAACATGTCCCCCAGCGACGTGGGCACCTCCGGTACTCCACCCGACTTCTTCTCTGCAGCTTTGCACGCCGGGGGCGAGATGCTCAAAGGCGTCCCAGGCTACTGTTACAGCTCTCTGCCCCGCTCCTACAAGGCGCCATACACCTGCGGCGGGGGCAACGACCAGTATGTGCTCATGAGCGCCCCCGTGGGGCGGATCCTGGAAGAGGAGAGGCTGGAGCCACAGGCCACCCTGGGGACCACTCCATCGGCCAGCGCCTTTGGGGTCGGTGGGGGTGGCCACACCCAGCCTCATCACCCAGTGCCTTCACCCGTGAGGCCGAGTGGCAGTGGCCGTCCAGAGGGCTTCCTGAGCCAGCGCTGTCGAGCCGTGAGGCCCACGCGGCTGTCCTTGGAGGGGCTGCAGACCCTGCCCAGCATGCACGAGTACCCTTTGCCGCCAGAGCCCAAGAGCCCCGGCGAGTACATCAACATTGACTTTGGCGAGGCGGGAGCCCGCCTGTCGCCGCCTGCCCCTCCGCTGCTGGCCTCGGCGGCCTCATCCTGCTCGCTGCTGTCCGCTGGCAGCCCAGCCTCGTCCCTGGGCTCGGGCACGCCGGGCACCAGCAGTGACAGCCGGCAGCGCTCCCCGCTCTCCGACTACATGAACCTTGATTTCAGCTCGCCCAAGTCACCCAAGCCTGGCACCCAGAGCGGGGACCCCGTGGGCTCCTTGGacgccctcctctcccctgaggCCTCCTCTCCATACCCACCGCTGCCCCCGCGCCCTCCGGTCTCTCCAGCGTCCCTGCAGCAGCCGCCGCCCCCGCCACCCCCAGGGGAGCTGTACCGCCTGCCTCCAGCTTCGGCTGTGGCCACCACCCAGGGCCCTGGCGCTGCCTCGTCATTGTCCTCCGAGAATGGGGACAATGGTGACTACACCGAGATGGCCTTTGGCGTGGCTGCCACCCCGCCACAACCTATCGCGGCTCCCCCAAAGCCCGAGGGTGCCCGCGTGACCAGCCCTACGTCCGGCGTGAAGAGGCTGAGTCTTATGGATCAGGTGTCGGGGGTCGAGGCCTTCCTGCAGGCCAGCCAGCCCCCAGACCCACACCGGGGCGCCAAGGTCATCCGCGCAGACCCACAGGGGGGGCGCCGCCGCCACAGCTCGGAAACTTTCTCCTCCACTACAACCGTCACCCCCGTGTCCCCATCCTTCGCCCACAACCCCAAGCGCCACAACTCGGCCTCAGTGGAAAACGTGTCTCTCAGGAAAAGCAGCGAGGGCAGTGGCAGCGTCCTCAGTGGGGGCCCAGGAGGCGGTGAAGAGGCACCCACGTCCCCCAGACAGCTACAGCTGTCACTCCCGGTGCCCCCTCTCCCGCCGCAGGCCCGCCCTCGGGCCCCAGCTCAGCCAGGGGGCTTGGTCGGCTGCCCTGGGGGCAGTGGTTCTCCAATGCGCAGAGAGACCTCTGCCGGCTTCCAGAATGGCCTCAACTACATCGCCATCGACGTGAGGGACGAGCCGGGCCTGAcccagccgcagccgcagcccgGAGACAAGAGCTCCTGGGGGCGGACCCGTAGTCTTGGAGGCCTCATCAGCACTGTGGGCGGTGGCGGCAGCGGGGGCTGCGGGGGGCCGGGCCCTGGCGCCCTGCCCTCTGCCAGCACCTACGCCAGCATTGACTTCTTGTCCCATCATTTGAAGGAGGCCACGATTGTGAAAG